In Leisingera methylohalidivorans DSM 14336, a single genomic region encodes these proteins:
- a CDS encoding pimeloyl-ACP methyl esterase BioG family protein, producing MEFRWLKQNSAAEAIVVFGGWAVGPEVFWHLDGAQDILFASGYTDLDAELPDLSGYQQVSLLAWSFGVASYGHWQLGRPDPFRRKAAVNGSLKPVNRGAGIPPAVFRRTLETLSLEGYQRFLTRVFGAAQKAEALDVEARRTELLAVERRGDAPQIRFDSVWISSGDKIFPPANLARAWAGQNVSHLDAPHAPFDRFTHWEELFQ from the coding sequence ATGGAATTCCGCTGGCTCAAACAGAACAGTGCGGCCGAGGCCATCGTGGTCTTCGGCGGCTGGGCTGTGGGGCCGGAGGTGTTCTGGCATCTGGACGGCGCGCAGGACATCCTGTTTGCCAGCGGTTACACCGATCTGGACGCGGAATTGCCGGACCTGTCCGGCTACCAGCAGGTCAGCCTGCTGGCTTGGTCTTTCGGCGTCGCCTCTTATGGCCATTGGCAGCTGGGGCGGCCCGACCCGTTCCGGCGCAAGGCGGCGGTGAACGGCAGTTTGAAGCCGGTGAACCGCGGCGCGGGCATTCCGCCTGCGGTCTTCCGCAGGACACTTGAGACGCTGAGCCTGGAAGGCTATCAAAGGTTTCTGACCCGCGTGTTCGGCGCTGCGCAAAAGGCCGAGGCGCTGGACGTGGAGGCGCGCCGTACGGAGCTCCTGGCGGTTGAGCGCCGCGGGGATGCGCCGCAGATCCGTTTTGACAGCGTCTGGATCAGCTCCGGCGACAAGATATTCCCGCCGGCCAACCTGGCACGGGCCTGGGCAGGGCAGAACGTCTCGCACCTGGATGCGCCGCATGCGCCATTTGACCGTTTCACGCACTGGGAGGAGCTGTTCCAGTGA
- the bioB gene encoding biotin synthase BioB, with product MLDAAPIRTDWTREEAEAIYNKPFMDLLFQAHTVHRQYFDPNQVQKSKLLSIKTGGCAEDCAYCSQSARNGAQLSASKLIEVQRVIAEARKAKEGGATRYCMGAAWRSPKDRDMAALEAMVQGVKDLGMETCMTLGMLEEEQVFRLRDAGLDYYNHNIDTSERYYSEIITTRTFADRIDTLNRVREAGIKVCSGGIVGMGEQQLDRIDMMLALATLEAHPDSVPVNMLIPIADTPLADVEKLDPIEFVRSVALARILMPKSHVRLSAGRTDMSDEMQAMCFFAGANSIFVGDTLLTADNPEEDKDQQLFDRLGITAMAVGCDGSR from the coding sequence ATGCTGGACGCTGCACCCATCCGCACCGACTGGACCCGCGAAGAAGCGGAAGCGATTTACAACAAGCCCTTTATGGACTTGCTGTTTCAGGCGCACACAGTGCACCGGCAGTATTTCGACCCCAACCAGGTGCAGAAATCCAAGCTGCTGAGCATCAAGACCGGCGGCTGCGCCGAGGATTGCGCCTATTGCTCGCAGTCGGCGCGCAACGGTGCCCAGCTGTCGGCCTCCAAGCTGATCGAGGTGCAGCGGGTGATCGCCGAGGCCAGGAAAGCCAAAGAAGGCGGCGCGACACGCTATTGCATGGGCGCCGCCTGGCGTTCGCCCAAGGACCGCGATATGGCGGCACTTGAGGCGATGGTGCAGGGCGTCAAGGATCTGGGTATGGAAACCTGCATGACCCTGGGCATGCTGGAAGAGGAACAGGTGTTCCGCCTGCGCGATGCCGGGCTGGATTACTACAACCACAACATCGACACCTCCGAGCGCTACTACTCCGAAATCATCACCACCCGCACCTTCGCGGACCGGATCGACACCCTGAACCGGGTGCGCGAGGCGGGTATCAAGGTGTGCTCCGGCGGTATCGTCGGCATGGGCGAGCAGCAGCTGGACCGCATCGACATGATGCTGGCGCTGGCAACGCTGGAAGCGCATCCCGACTCGGTGCCGGTCAACATGCTGATCCCGATCGCCGACACGCCGCTGGCCGATGTGGAAAAGCTGGACCCGATCGAATTTGTCCGCTCGGTGGCGCTGGCCCGCATCCTGATGCCGAAATCCCACGTGCGCCTGTCCGCAGGCCGCACCGACATGTCGGACGAGATGCAGGCGATGTGCTTCTTTGCCGGTGCCAACTCGATCTTTGTCGGCGACACGCTGCTGACCGCCGACAACCCGGAAGAGGACAAGGACCAGCAGCTGTTCGACCGTCTGGGCATCACCGCAATGGCGGTGGGATGTGACGGCAGCCGCTGA
- the bioC gene encoding malonyl-ACP O-methyltransferase BioC, whose amino-acid sequence MKDTLPPQLDQGRVRQSFRRGLQSYHGTASVQADIAAQLAGLLQAQGAPRRFEAVLEFGCGTGHLTRHLLQRFTAGSLLLNDLVPEAAQVLQALGDAAPAQSRFEAGAVETLPLPQQFDLIASASTVQWIADLPALTARLAARLKPGGWLALSGFGRNQFRELAALGSAAAAPSYLDAGEWPSMLPEGVEIQAVRQQPAVLEFDTALDLLKHLRRTGVNGHAQQSWSRGRLQEFEDSYRQRFGRGGKLPLTYDPVLLAARRTG is encoded by the coding sequence GTGAAAGACACGCTGCCGCCTCAGCTGGATCAGGGACGTGTGCGCCAAAGCTTCCGCCGCGGGCTGCAAAGCTATCATGGCACCGCATCCGTGCAGGCGGACATTGCAGCGCAGCTTGCCGGTCTGCTGCAGGCGCAGGGCGCGCCCCGCCGGTTCGAGGCTGTATTGGAGTTCGGCTGCGGCACCGGCCATCTGACCCGGCACTTGCTGCAGCGGTTCACGGCCGGCAGCCTGCTGCTGAATGACCTGGTGCCGGAGGCCGCACAGGTGCTGCAGGCGCTGGGGGACGCAGCCCCGGCGCAGTCCCGGTTTGAGGCCGGCGCTGTCGAGACCCTGCCGCTGCCGCAGCAGTTTGACCTGATCGCCTCAGCCTCGACTGTTCAGTGGATCGCGGACCTGCCGGCCTTGACGGCCCGGCTGGCGGCGCGGCTGAAACCCGGCGGCTGGCTGGCGCTGTCCGGCTTTGGCCGCAACCAGTTCCGCGAGCTGGCTGCGCTGGGGTCGGCCGCCGCCGCACCCAGCTATCTGGATGCCGGGGAATGGCCGTCCATGCTGCCGGAAGGGGTGGAGATTCAGGCCGTCAGGCAGCAGCCGGCAGTGCTGGAGTTCGATACCGCCCTGGACCTGCTGAAACACCTGCGCCGGACCGGCGTCAACGGCCACGCCCAGCAAAGCTGGAGCCGCGGGCGGCTGCAGGAATTCGAGGACAGCTACCGGCAGCGCTTCGGCCGGGGCGGCAAGCTGCCGCTGACCTACGATCCGGTGCTGCTGGCGGCGCGCAGGACCGGCTAA
- the thiC gene encoding phosphomethylpyrimidine synthase ThiC codes for MNVPNPKITTGALPASRKIYVNGEVHQDIRVPMREISTHPTAGEAPLPVYDSSGPYTDPDVLTDIRQGLPQLRRQWIEARGDVETYQGRDVKPEDNGFVAGDRLTPEFPVKPAPLRGKEGAAPTQLAYARAGIITAEMEYVAIRENQLRELSPCHGTRDGNDFGANIPDYVTPEFVRSEIAAGRAIIPANINHPEIEPMIIGRNFLVKINANMGTSAVTSSMEEEVDKLVWSIRWGADTVMDLSTGRNIHNTREWIVRNSPVPIGTVPIYQALEKVNGIAEDLTWEVFRDTLIEQAEQGVDYFTIHAGVRLHMVPMTVERVTGIVSRGGSIMAKWCLHHHKESFLYEHFEEICDICRQYDVSFSLGDGLRPGSIADANDEAQFAELETLGELTKIAWAKDCQVMIEGPGHVAMHKIKENMDKQLECCHEAPFYTLGPLTTDIAPGYDHITSGIGAAMIGWFGCAMLCYVTPKEHLGLPDRDDVKTGVITYKIAAHAADLAKGLPGAQRRDDALSRARFEFRWEDQFNLSLDPDTAREFHDQTLPKEAHKVAHFCSMCGPKFCSMRISHDIRAEAQKEGMEAMAAKFREGGELYVPAAEAAAAKTEPAE; via the coding sequence ATGAACGTCCCCAATCCCAAGATCACCACGGGCGCCTTGCCCGCGTCGCGCAAGATCTACGTCAACGGCGAGGTCCACCAGGACATCCGCGTGCCGATGCGGGAAATCTCCACCCACCCCACCGCGGGCGAAGCGCCGCTGCCGGTCTATGACAGTTCCGGCCCCTATACCGACCCCGACGTGCTGACCGATATCCGCCAGGGCCTGCCGCAACTGCGCCGCCAGTGGATCGAAGCGCGCGGCGATGTCGAGACATACCAGGGCCGCGACGTGAAACCCGAGGATAACGGCTTTGTCGCGGGCGACCGGCTGACGCCTGAATTCCCGGTTAAACCTGCCCCCTTGCGCGGCAAGGAGGGCGCCGCACCGACCCAGCTCGCCTATGCCCGCGCCGGCATCATCACCGCCGAGATGGAATACGTCGCGATCCGCGAAAACCAGCTGCGCGAACTGTCGCCCTGCCACGGCACGCGCGACGGCAATGATTTCGGCGCCAATATCCCCGACTACGTGACGCCGGAATTCGTGCGGTCCGAGATTGCCGCCGGCCGCGCCATCATACCGGCCAACATCAACCATCCGGAAATCGAGCCGATGATCATCGGCCGCAACTTCCTGGTGAAGATCAACGCCAATATGGGCACCTCCGCCGTCACCTCCTCGATGGAGGAAGAGGTCGACAAACTGGTCTGGTCGATCCGCTGGGGCGCCGACACGGTGATGGACCTGTCGACGGGCCGCAACATCCACAACACCCGCGAGTGGATCGTGCGCAACAGCCCCGTGCCGATCGGCACCGTGCCGATCTATCAGGCGCTGGAAAAGGTGAATGGCATCGCCGAGGACCTGACCTGGGAAGTGTTCCGCGACACGCTGATCGAACAGGCGGAACAGGGCGTCGATTATTTCACCATCCATGCCGGCGTGCGGCTGCACATGGTGCCGATGACGGTGGAGCGGGTGACCGGGATCGTGTCGCGCGGCGGCTCGATCATGGCCAAGTGGTGCCTGCACCACCACAAGGAAAGCTTCCTGTACGAGCATTTCGAGGAAATCTGCGACATCTGCCGCCAGTATGACGTCTCCTTCTCGCTGGGCGACGGTCTGCGCCCCGGCTCCATCGCTGACGCCAACGACGAGGCACAGTTTGCCGAGTTGGAAACCCTCGGGGAACTCACCAAGATTGCCTGGGCCAAGGATTGCCAGGTGATGATCGAAGGGCCGGGCCATGTCGCCATGCACAAGATCAAGGAGAACATGGACAAGCAGCTGGAGTGCTGCCACGAGGCGCCCTTTTACACGCTTGGCCCGCTGACCACCGATATTGCGCCGGGCTATGACCACATCACCAGCGGCATCGGCGCCGCGATGATCGGCTGGTTCGGCTGCGCCATGCTGTGTTACGTGACGCCGAAGGAACACCTCGGCCTGCCCGACCGCGATGACGTGAAGACCGGTGTCATCACCTACAAGATCGCCGCCCATGCCGCCGATCTGGCCAAGGGGCTGCCGGGTGCCCAGCGCCGCGACGATGCGCTGTCCCGCGCCCGGTTCGAGTTCCGCTGGGAGGATCAGTTCAACCTGTCGCTGGACCCGGATACAGCGCGGGAGTTCCACGACCAGACCCTGCCCAAGGAAGCCCACAAGGTGGCGCATTTCTGCTCCATGTGCGGGCCCAAGTTCTGCTCGATGCGGATCAGCCACGACATCCGCGCCGAAGCGCAGAAGGAAGGCATGGAGGCGATGGCCGCCAAGTTCCGCGAGGGCGGCGAGCTCTATGTGCCGGCCGCCGAGGCCGCAGCGGCCAAGACGGAACCGGCGGAATGA
- a CDS encoding 8-amino-7-oxononanoate synthase, with product MAGAFPRHEKSLEALRSRGRFRQLMPRDGHDFASNDYLGLAGSDVLRTAASDALARGVPVGAGGSRLLRGNDAEHQRLEAEAAAFFGTEAALFMGGGFTANQAIFATLPQQGDLVLYDALIHASTHDGMRLGRAETRSFDHGDAADAGRVLRDWRAGGGTGQVWIAVEAVYSMDGDQAPLEPLMALADAEGAVLVVDEAHSTGVFGDLGRGLAHGIANRPNVLSLHTCGKALGASGALICGQKVLIETLINKARGFIFATAPSPLNAALVRAALQELQQNPARRDQAWQGITHAQAEARRLCGLEGFQSQILPVVIGDDKRTMGLAAAMQAQGYDIRGIRPPTVPRGTARLRLSITLNTGAEVITAMFEDLARELEASP from the coding sequence ATGGCGGGCGCCTTCCCGAGGCATGAAAAGTCGCTGGAAGCGCTGCGCAGCCGCGGGCGCTTCCGGCAGCTGATGCCGCGGGACGGGCATGACTTTGCCTCCAATGACTATCTGGGTCTGGCGGGCAGCGACGTGCTGCGCACCGCCGCCTCTGACGCGCTGGCGCGCGGTGTGCCGGTGGGCGCGGGCGGCTCGCGCCTGCTGCGCGGCAATGACGCCGAACACCAGCGGCTGGAGGCTGAGGCAGCGGCGTTTTTCGGCACCGAGGCGGCGCTGTTCATGGGCGGCGGCTTCACCGCCAATCAGGCGATCTTTGCCACCCTGCCGCAGCAGGGCGATCTGGTGCTTTATGATGCGCTGATCCATGCCAGCACCCATGACGGCATGCGGCTGGGCCGCGCCGAGACACGCAGCTTTGACCATGGCGATGCTGCTGACGCTGGGCGGGTGCTGCGCGACTGGCGCGCAGGTGGCGGCACGGGACAGGTCTGGATCGCGGTTGAGGCCGTTTATTCCATGGATGGCGATCAGGCCCCGTTGGAACCGCTGATGGCGCTGGCGGATGCCGAGGGTGCCGTGCTGGTGGTGGACGAGGCGCATTCCACCGGCGTCTTCGGCGATCTGGGGCGCGGGCTGGCGCATGGCATAGCCAACCGCCCCAACGTGCTGTCCCTGCACACCTGCGGCAAGGCGCTGGGCGCGTCCGGCGCGCTGATCTGCGGCCAGAAAGTGCTGATCGAGACGCTGATCAACAAGGCGCGCGGGTTCATCTTTGCCACCGCGCCGTCGCCGTTGAACGCGGCGCTGGTGCGCGCGGCCTTACAGGAGCTGCAGCAGAACCCCGCCCGCCGCGATCAGGCGTGGCAGGGGATCACCCATGCCCAAGCAGAGGCCAGACGCCTGTGCGGGCTGGAGGGCTTTCAAAGCCAGATCCTGCCGGTGGTGATCGGTGATGATAAGCGCACAATGGGGCTGGCTGCGGCCATGCAGGCGCAGGGCTATGACATTCGCGGCATCCGCCCGCCGACAGTGCCGCGTGGCACCGCACGGCTGCGGCTGTCGATCACGTTGAATACGGGGGCAGAGGTCATCACCGCGATGTTCGAAGACCTCGCCCGCGAACTGGAGGCAAGCCCATGA
- the bioA gene encoding adenosylmethionine--8-amino-7-oxononanoate transaminase codes for MTAELTQLEFDQQHLWHPYTNVAKPGPTFVVKESEGVHITLDDGTRLIDAMSSWWCMMHGHRNPAITKAIHNQLDTLPHVMFGGLTHDPAIDLGRKLLEITPGSLSRIFYCDSGSVSVEVAMKMAVQYQHAIGQPGRKEFATIRSGYHGDTWKAMSVCDPDTGMHHLFQGALSVQHFVSRPPIRIHEDWVNDPAQNGLGALRAVLEANADRIAAFILEPVVQGTGGMYFYHPEYLNQARALCDELGILLIFDEIATGFGRTGELFATGFCTVEPDIICLGKGLTGGHISFACTMTNDRVAEGVGGGNPGIFMHGPTYMANPLACAAAKASLDLLTGQDWRGTVAAIGDQMLAELAPARDLPNVADVRVLGAIGVIEMTHAVSADEAHARAHDVGVFLRPFGKNIYTMPPFITSPDQLSEITAGMLRLAREL; via the coding sequence ATGACGGCGGAGCTCACCCAGCTGGAGTTCGACCAGCAGCACCTCTGGCACCCCTACACCAACGTCGCCAAACCCGGCCCGACTTTTGTGGTCAAGGAATCGGAGGGCGTGCATATCACCCTCGATGATGGCACCCGGCTGATCGACGCCATGTCGTCCTGGTGGTGCATGATGCACGGCCACAGGAACCCGGCGATCACCAAAGCCATCCACAACCAGCTCGACACCCTGCCGCATGTGATGTTTGGCGGGCTGACCCATGATCCTGCCATTGATCTTGGCCGCAAGCTGCTGGAAATCACGCCCGGAAGCCTCAGCCGCATCTTCTACTGCGACTCGGGCTCAGTCTCGGTCGAGGTGGCGATGAAAATGGCAGTGCAGTACCAGCACGCCATCGGCCAGCCCGGGCGCAAGGAGTTTGCCACCATCCGCTCCGGCTATCACGGGGATACCTGGAAGGCGATGAGCGTCTGCGACCCCGACACCGGCATGCACCACCTGTTCCAGGGCGCGCTGAGCGTGCAGCATTTCGTCAGCCGCCCGCCGATCCGCATCCATGAGGACTGGGTGAATGATCCGGCGCAAAACGGGCTGGGCGCGCTGCGCGCGGTGCTGGAGGCCAACGCAGATCGCATCGCCGCCTTCATTCTGGAACCCGTGGTGCAGGGCACCGGCGGCATGTATTTCTACCATCCCGAATATCTGAACCAGGCCCGTGCCCTGTGTGATGAGCTGGGCATCCTGCTGATCTTTGACGAGATCGCCACCGGCTTCGGCCGCACGGGGGAGCTGTTCGCGACCGGGTTCTGCACCGTGGAGCCGGACATCATCTGCCTCGGCAAGGGTCTGACCGGCGGGCATATCTCATTCGCCTGCACCATGACGAACGACCGCGTCGCCGAAGGGGTCGGCGGCGGCAATCCCGGGATCTTCATGCATGGGCCGACCTATATGGCCAATCCGCTGGCCTGCGCGGCGGCCAAGGCCTCGCTGGATTTGCTCACCGGGCAGGACTGGCGCGGCACCGTTGCCGCGATCGGCGATCAGATGCTGGCTGAACTGGCGCCTGCGCGGGATCTGCCGAATGTGGCGGATGTGCGGGTTCTGGGCGCGATCGGTGTCATCGAGATGACGCACGCGGTCTCGGCGGACGAAGCCCATGCCCGGGCGCATGACGTGGGCGTCTTCCTGCGCCCGTTCGGCAAGAACATCTATACCATGCCGCCCTTCATCACGTCCCCGGATCAGCTGAGCGAAATCACCGCGGGCATGCTGCGGCTGGCGCGGGAGCTGTAG
- a CDS encoding FAD-dependent oxidoreductase, translated as MITIAGAGLAGLACAYELAQRGARVTVYERGETPGAGSVARFAGGMLAPWCERESAEEQVITLGSRAFDWWARVTPVHRRGTLVVAPVRDRAELTRFARRTTGHRSVGGAEIAALEPVLAGRFGQGLLFEREAHLDPRRALRDLSAKVQEMGGDIRYGTAAPAGVTLDCTGMAAPLPGLRPVRGEMAVLHCPEVEISRTLRLLHPRMPLYLVPRGDGHFMIGGTMIESSSDRAISLRSLSELLNAAFTLHPAFAEASVVETGAGLRPAYPDNLPRLTEQDGTLYLNGLYRHGFLLAPAMAQQAADQLLPETSDENHRERQTA; from the coding sequence ATGATCACCATCGCAGGCGCGGGCCTTGCCGGCCTCGCCTGCGCCTATGAGCTGGCGCAGCGCGGGGCGCGGGTCACGGTCTATGAACGGGGCGAAACCCCCGGGGCCGGCAGCGTCGCGCGCTTTGCCGGCGGCATGCTGGCGCCCTGGTGCGAACGCGAAAGCGCCGAGGAGCAAGTGATAACTCTCGGCAGCCGCGCCTTTGATTGGTGGGCCAGGGTCACGCCGGTGCACAGGCGCGGCACGCTGGTGGTGGCGCCTGTCCGCGACCGGGCGGAGCTGACCCGCTTTGCCCGCCGCACCACGGGCCATCGCAGCGTCGGCGGGGCGGAGATCGCGGCGCTGGAACCGGTGCTGGCGGGGCGGTTCGGGCAGGGGCTGCTGTTTGAGCGGGAGGCGCATCTGGACCCGCGGCGCGCCTTGCGCGATCTGAGCGCCAAGGTGCAGGAAATGGGGGGTGACATCCGCTATGGCACCGCTGCCCCGGCGGGTGTCACACTGGATTGCACCGGCATGGCTGCGCCCCTGCCCGGTCTGCGCCCCGTACGCGGCGAAATGGCTGTCCTGCACTGCCCCGAGGTGGAGATCAGCCGCACCCTGCGTCTCTTGCATCCGCGGATGCCGCTGTACCTTGTTCCCCGCGGGGACGGGCATTTCATGATCGGCGGCACCATGATCGAAAGCAGCTCGGACCGGGCCATCAGCCTGCGCTCGCTCAGTGAGCTGCTGAATGCCGCCTTTACCCTGCATCCTGCCTTTGCAGAGGCCAGTGTGGTAGAGACCGGCGCAGGGCTGCGCCCGGCCTATCCCGACAACCTGCCGCGGCTGACCGAACAGGACGGCACGCTCTACCTGAACGGGCTTTACCGCCACGGCTTTCTGCTGGCGCCCGCGATGGCGCAGCAGGCCGCGGACCAACTGTTACCGGAGACATCGGATGAAAATCATCGTGAACGCCAAACCGCATGA
- a CDS encoding ABC transporter substrate-binding protein, whose translation MKFKAFAAALGALAVSGAVHAADMGDAGTPIRLSLNNWTGQHLSTYIAGGMLEEAGYTVEYVESDPAAIYDELAAGDVHALMEIWTTSGPEDYYAARDAGGVEELGDMGLDARNGVVFPPYVAQMCPGLPDWEALRDCAGIFSADGKGKRGIYVAYPESWGSPGADRIRALGLPFDVVAADSEAAIVEQFQNAYREKRPVIATFWAPHWAMSSYALQFLRLPKPEPACFTDPSWGPNPKATGDCDFYRGGVMKASWSGFKARWPAAHEILKNYELSIWDQQPLIGLVDVRGETPQGAARGWLAVNRAKWMPIVEEATGKGRS comes from the coding sequence ATGAAATTCAAAGCGTTTGCGGCAGCGCTGGGGGCGCTGGCGGTTTCAGGGGCTGTTCACGCAGCCGACATGGGGGATGCGGGGACGCCGATCCGGTTGTCGCTGAACAACTGGACCGGCCAGCATCTGTCGACATACATCGCCGGCGGCATGCTGGAAGAGGCGGGCTATACCGTTGAATACGTGGAGTCGGATCCGGCCGCCATTTATGACGAGCTGGCCGCAGGGGATGTCCACGCGCTGATGGAGATCTGGACCACCAGCGGCCCGGAGGACTATTACGCCGCGCGCGATGCCGGCGGCGTCGAGGAGCTGGGCGACATGGGGCTGGACGCCCGCAATGGTGTGGTTTTCCCGCCTTATGTGGCGCAGATGTGCCCCGGCCTGCCGGATTGGGAGGCGCTGCGCGACTGCGCAGGTATCTTCTCGGCAGATGGCAAGGGCAAGCGCGGTATCTACGTCGCCTATCCGGAATCCTGGGGGTCGCCCGGGGCGGACCGGATCCGGGCGCTGGGCCTGCCGTTTGATGTGGTTGCCGCTGACTCCGAGGCCGCGATCGTTGAGCAATTCCAGAACGCCTACAGGGAAAAGCGCCCGGTGATCGCCACCTTCTGGGCGCCGCATTGGGCCATGTCATCTTATGCATTGCAATTTTTGCGCCTGCCCAAGCCGGAGCCTGCCTGTTTCACTGATCCGTCCTGGGGCCCGAACCCCAAGGCCACCGGCGATTGCGACTTTTACCGCGGCGGGGTGATGAAGGCGAGCTGGTCCGGTTTCAAGGCGCGCTGGCCGGCAGCCCATGAGATCCTGAAGAACTACGAGCTGAGCATCTGGGACCAGCAGCCGCTGATCGGGCTGGTGGATGTCCGGGGCGAAACCCCGCAGGGCGCGGCCCGCGGCTGGCTGGCAGTGAACCGCGCCAAGTGGATGCCGATTGTCGAGGAGGCCACCGGCAAGGGCCGGTCCTGA
- a CDS encoding ABC transporter substrate-binding protein, with the protein MNFKGYALALSAASMTVAAGFASAAELGDTSQPIKLAVNEWTGQHVTTHIAAGMLEAAGYDVEFVSAGMMNQFQAIADGDIHATLEIWSSNVSDEYAKKIEEGTVVELGDLELNAREGIAYPAHVAEMCPGLPAWEALRDCAMQFATAETLPNGRLVDYPADWGTPGADRMAGLDLPFKAVPAGSEAALIVELRAATERKTPLLVTFWQPHWAMSAYDVKFVDLPPGEEACFTDPAWGPNPNAVNDCDFSPSRIFKAAWSGTEETWPAAYEILSNYTLAVEDQQPMMGAIDVDGGKVEEVVAAWMAENEAKWRPVVDAAIK; encoded by the coding sequence ATGAACTTCAAAGGATATGCGCTGGCGCTGAGCGCTGCCTCGATGACGGTTGCTGCGGGTTTTGCCTCGGCGGCGGAACTCGGCGATACCAGCCAGCCGATCAAGCTGGCGGTCAACGAATGGACCGGACAGCATGTGACCACCCATATCGCCGCCGGTATGCTGGAGGCCGCGGGCTATGACGTGGAATTTGTCTCGGCCGGGATGATGAACCAGTTCCAGGCGATTGCCGATGGCGACATTCACGCGACGCTGGAAATCTGGTCGTCGAACGTCTCGGATGAATATGCCAAGAAGATCGAAGAGGGCACCGTGGTCGAACTCGGCGATCTGGAGCTGAACGCGCGCGAAGGCATCGCCTATCCGGCCCATGTGGCCGAGATGTGCCCCGGCCTGCCGGCCTGGGAAGCGCTGAGGGACTGCGCGATGCAGTTCGCCACCGCGGAAACCCTGCCCAATGGCCGCCTGGTGGATTACCCCGCCGACTGGGGCACGCCGGGCGCTGACCGCATGGCCGGGCTGGACCTGCCGTTCAAGGCCGTGCCTGCGGGCTCTGAGGCCGCTCTGATCGTTGAACTGCGCGCTGCGACTGAACGCAAGACGCCGCTGCTGGTCACCTTCTGGCAGCCGCATTGGGCGATGTCGGCCTATGATGTGAAATTTGTCGATCTGCCGCCGGGCGAAGAGGCCTGTTTCACTGATCCGGCCTGGGGCCCGAACCCGAACGCGGTGAACGACTGCGATTTCTCGCCCTCGCGCATCTTCAAGGCGGCCTGGTCCGGCACTGAGGAAACCTGGCCTGCAGCCTATGAGATCCTGTCGAATTACACTTTGGCTGTGGAAGACCAGCAGCCGATGATGGGGGCGATTGATGTGGACGGCGGCAAGGTCGAAGAGGTGGTTGCTGCCTGGATGGCCGAGAATGAGGCCAAGTGGCGCCCGGTTGTCGACGCCGCGATCAAGTGA
- the bioD gene encoding dethiobiotin synthase, whose amino-acid sequence MNTLIVTGTDTGIGKTIFSAGLVQALEATYWKPVQSGLEEETDSQIVTRLSGRPALPEGYLLQLPASPHLSAEAEEAEIDPDTLELPQVDGVLVAEGAGGLMVPLNRRALYLDLIARWGAPVILCARTQLGTINHTLLSLKALRDAGCDVVGVAFIGNPEPEVEETICQFGKAAHLGRLPYIETLRSAPGVGSDAGGPAAGGPGATRPEEGAEALATTFAENINLDLIREALSKGDPA is encoded by the coding sequence ATGAACACGCTGATCGTGACCGGAACCGACACCGGCATCGGCAAGACCATCTTCTCTGCCGGGCTGGTGCAGGCGCTGGAGGCCACCTATTGGAAACCCGTGCAATCCGGGCTGGAAGAGGAAACCGACAGCCAGATCGTCACCCGCCTGTCCGGCCGCCCGGCGCTGCCGGAAGGTTATCTGCTGCAACTGCCCGCCTCGCCGCATCTGTCGGCCGAGGCCGAGGAGGCAGAGATCGACCCGGACACGCTGGAACTGCCCCAAGTGGACGGCGTGCTGGTGGCCGAGGGCGCGGGCGGGCTGATGGTGCCCTTGAACCGGCGCGCGCTGTATCTGGACCTGATTGCGCGCTGGGGCGCCCCGGTGATCCTGTGCGCGCGCACCCAGCTGGGCACGATCAACCACACGCTGCTGTCGCTGAAGGCACTGCGGGATGCAGGCTGCGACGTGGTGGGCGTGGCCTTCATCGGCAACCCGGAACCCGAGGTGGAGGAAACCATCTGCCAGTTCGGCAAGGCGGCGCATCTGGGGCGGCTGCCCTATATCGAGACGCTGCGCAGCGCACCGGGTGTCGGAAGTGACGCAGGCGGCCCGGCTGCGGGCGGTCCAGGCGCAACGCGCCCCGAAGAGGGCGCCGAGGCGCTGGCCACGACCTTTGCCGAGAATATCAACCTCGACCTGATCCGCGAGGCGCTGAGCAAGGGAGATCCGGCATGA
- the thiS gene encoding sulfur carrier protein ThiS, whose translation MKIIVNAKPHEISATDLKAALHELGFACSSVATAVNGTFVARGNRETVQLSEGDRLEVLAPMQGG comes from the coding sequence ATGAAAATCATCGTGAACGCCAAACCGCATGAGATATCCGCAACCGACCTGAAAGCGGCGCTGCACGAGCTGGGCTTTGCCTGCTCGTCCGTGGCGACTGCAGTGAACGGCACTTTTGTGGCCCGCGGCAACCGCGAAACGGTCCAGCTTAGCGAAGGCGACAGGCTGGAAGTGCTCGCCCCGATGCAGGGAGGCTGA